Sequence from the Deltaproteobacteria bacterium genome:
GGTCGCCTTACGAGAAACTCGTTCAGTATCCATACCTTCGGTCAGTGTTACGTCTGCACCACAAGGCGGTTGGCGTATCGCACTGGGCGAACACGTAGCAACCGTTCCGGACTTAGTTGGTATGCGCTATATCGCCCGGCTTGTCACGGCGCCCGATCAGGATATAGCAGCGGTCACGCTCGTTATCGACGAGGGAACCGCACCGCCTATCAATGGTGGCCAGGAAGTTATGGATACCAAGACTCTGCCTGCGGTACGGGAACGCATTTGCACGCTCAGGCAACAACCAGTGCTCCTGTCGGAAGAACAAGACGAACTTGATACACTTACGCACGAGCTTGCGTGTGCCATCGGTCTCGGAGGACGAACGCGATCCTTTGCTGATGTACCAGAGCGGGCTCGTACGGCAGTCAGAAAAGCGGTCAAACGTGCGCTTGCGCAAGTCGCTGCTGCCAATCCAGTCGTCGGGCAATATCTCGCTACACGGATTGAAACTGGTGCGGTATGTCGTTACCGTAGTGAAGCGAACAGGGGGATGTAAAACCGCCCTTTCTCTCTTTACCCTCTCTGTCGTCGACAACACTCAACAAGAGTGTTGTCACCTTTAGGGCTACACGAGTATAGACGTTGATAGAGGGGATTCTGCCATGATCGCGGTCAATCAGGTCTCGCGCATCTATCGTCGTGGCGCCGATGAAGTGCATGCACTCGAAGGAGTCAACTTACAGATTCCAGATGGGACTTTTGCGGCACTGATGGGGCCTTCTGGCTCGGGAAAGTCGACACTGCTGAACCTCATCGCTGGACTGGATCAACCTTCTTCCGGGAACATTCTCGTCGATGGGCAAAACGTCAGTGGGATGAGTGAAAACCAACTCGCGGCGTGGCGCGCAGCGCACGTAGGGTTTGTGTTTCAGTTCTATAACTTGCTTCCCGTCCTCAGTGCTGCCGAGAATGTTGAAGTGCCTTTGCTCCTCACACGCTTGTCGAAATCCGACCGCCGCAAACATGTAGAGACCGCCTTGAATATCGTCGGGCTAACTGAGCGGAAACATCATCGTCCAAACCAGCTATCCGGTGGTGAGCAACAACGCGTGGCGATTGCACGAGCGATTGTCGTCGATCCTGCCCTACTCGTAGCAGATGAGCCAACCGGCGACTTAGATGCAAAAAATGCCTACGACATTCTCGACCTGTTACGCCGCTTGAAGAACGAGTTTCATAAGACCATCGTCATGGTTACGCACGATCCGCGAGCGCAGCGCTATGTGGATCAGACGTTTCACCTGGATAAAGGCGTGTTGGTGAACGGAGAGGCAAAGAATGAAGAATTAAGAATGAAAAATTAAAAATTGAAGACCAGAAAATATCCATTGCCTTGTTGTTCGCTAGTTCTTTTCGTTGTTTTCATTCTCCATTTTGCATTTTCTCATATGAGCACCTGGACTCTCATTCGACGCAATCTTGGGCGCAATCGCACGCGGACGCTTCTCACGACACTCGCGATTGCGTTTTCTATTTTCCTCGTGTGCGCGGTGATGACGCTTCCGTCAGTGCGGGATTCGATTCTTTCAGGCTCGTCTCATGGCCGACGGCTCGTTGTGCACCACAAGTATGGGATTGCGTACGAGAATCTCCCAGTCGCGTACGCTCAGCGTGTTCGCGGCATTGCCCACGTCGAGGGAGTCACGCATCTGACCTGGTTCGGGGGCATCTACACAGAGGCGAAGGACTTCTTTCCCAGCTATGCTGTAGATACCAGCACCTTCGGTGAGACACTGGGTGAGTACCAATTTAATCCAACAGAACTGGCCCTATTTCAGAAAACTCGCAATGGCGCGCTGATTGGCATTCGCACGATGGAGAAATTCGGCTGGAAAGTTGGCGACGAAGTCACCCTGCGTAATAGCGTCTGGTTTAACATCAGCTTGACCTTCAAAATCGTCGGCACCATTCCTGACGTGAGCCCAATGTCCTCAACTCTCTTCCTGTTCCAACGCGAGTATTTTGAGGAGGCACTGCGTCCTTATGAAAACTTGGGCGCAACTGGTTGGATTAGCCAGTTGGTCGTGATGGTCGACGCGCCGGAGAATCTCTCAAGCGTGAGCACTGCAATTGATGAACAATTTCGCAATTCGTCTCACCCAACGCTGACAGAGACACAGTACGCGTTTACAGCAGCCTACTTGAGCTCATTCGACGGTATTATTCAGGTGATTATGTTCGTCCGCTTCCTCGTAGTCGCCGCGATTATCCTGATTGCTGCGAACACCGCGGCGATGAGCGTACGAGAACGGATCAGCGAAGTGGCAGCGCTGAAGACCATCGGATTTCCTCGGCGCACGATTTTTTCCTTGCTCCTGAGCGAAGCACTCTTAATTGCGAGCTTAGGTGGTCTGTTGGGCGCCTTGCCGGCGTACCTCATCCTCAATGCTGGAAAAAGCTCCTGGTCTCCGTTTCTGGGTCCACTCTCGCTGTTTCTAATGCCGGTGTCGGTCATGATTCAGGGCATATTTATCGCTCTGTTTGTCGGCATCTTGTCGGGAGTGATTCCCTCACGTGGCGCGGCACGGTTGAACGTAGCGACAGCATTACGACAAATCACCTGAAGATAATGTAAAATGTAAAATTCTAAGATGAAGAGAACTCTCTTCTCACTCTTTTTCATTCTTCATTCTTCATTCTTCATTCTTCATTCTTGATTTTTAATTCTTAATTGGCGAAGCCATGAGTGTTCCCCTCAAATACAACTTCCGTAACTTACTCGTGCGCAAGATGACGACGCTAGCGACAGCGGGCGGCATCGCACTAGTTGTGCTCGTCACCATTCTCCTGCTCTCGCTCGTTTCTGGCCTGCGACAAATGTTGATCTCCGCCGGAGACCCAAACCAGTTGATCGCCATGCGCAAAGGCGCCACCAGCGACGTCATGAGCTTTGTTTCACGCGAGGCCGTGCAAGCCTTGCGCTATCTTCCCGGTGTCGCCCAGACCCCAACGGGAGAACCGTTAGTGTCCCCCGAGTTCATTTCTCAACCACAATTACCCACCAAAAAGGGCGGAAAAGAAATGGTCCTCGTCCGGGGCGTGACCCCGATGGGTTTCCTGGTGCATGATAATTTGCGCATCGTTGAGGGCCGGGCACCAACTCCAGCAGTGCGCGAGGCGGTCGTAGGCGTAGCGGCTTCGCAGCGTTATCAAGGTCTTGGCCTTGGCGAAACCCTCAGTTTCGGGGATCGGGCATGGAAAATTGTCGGGCTCTTTGCCGCTGACGGTTCAGCCTTCGAGTCAGAGGTGTGGATCGATGTTGGTGATTTATTCAAGGACGGGAATGCCGCTGGTTGCTCAGGAGTGCGATTAGTCACAGCTTCCGGAGCAGACCAGGAAACGCTGGTCCGCCGCATCGCCGAGGACCCGCGTATTTCGCTCGATGCCAAGCCGGAAATCGTCTACTACGAAGAACAAGCCGAAGGAGCCAAAGCGTTGTATGCACTAACGATCCTGCTGGCGATCATTATGGGAACCGGCGCAATCTTCGGTGCGATGAATACGATGTTCGCTGCAGTCGCTCATCGTACGGCGGAAATTGGTACCCTACGTGCGCTCGGGTTCAGTCGTGGTTCTATTCTGGTTTCTTTCGTCAGTGAATCGTTATGCCTGGCGTTGCTCGGTTATGTCATTGGCGTAATTCTGGGAATAGGAGCCGTCGAGTTGGTGAATCGATTCATGCAGGGCGTCGCATTTCAACTGCCGTCGTTCTCCACTGCGGTGGTAACCCTACGTGTCTCTGCCGTGTCATTACTCATCGCCTTCGGTCTCGCAGTAGCAATGGGCCTCATCGGCGGCTTCTTCCCCGCGCGCCGAGCAGCGAAACTACAAGTGACCGAAGCACTGCGACGAGGGTAAAACAATGAAGAATTGAGCATGCAGATGAAGAGCAGACCATTGACTGTTGCTGTTCGCGCCTCAGTCTTTCCCTCCAAAATTTTTAATTCTTAATTGTCAGGTCTCATAACATCGCGCACTAAGAATTCGTCGAATTTCTTGGATTTTTGCACAAAAATGAGTACGCGATGTCATGAGACTCGACACTTAATTTTTAATTTTTCATTCACACGACATGGAACCTCCTCGCACTGAGACAGACCTGCACAGCCTGCGCATCGACCCGTCAGCGCGACAGACTCGTTCGCGCGCGTGGGTGTGGTGGCTCGTGTTTGTTCCCCTCCTTGCTGGAACAATCGGCGGTGCCGCAGTGTGGTTGTATCGCATGACGCTCGGGCAGCCACCAGCAGTGCAAGTTGTCTACGCCCAACTTATTGGCGCTACGACTCCGGTCTCTGGTCCGGTGCTCTCGGGGGCTGGATATATTGTGACGGGTGATCGCTATATCTCAATCGGCGTACGTGTTCCGGGTCGCATCGACGCGTATGAAGTGCAGGAAGGCGATGTCGTACGCAAAGGACAAGTTCTCGTCCGTCTTGATCATCGCGACTACCAAGCGGCGTTACGGAGAGCAACGGCAAATTTAGAGTTAGCTCAGGCGAATCTCACGCTCAAACACAAGCAGGCGCAACGGATGAAAGACCTGCACGAGCGTGGCCTCATCGCCACGCAACAATTGGATGTCGCAGAGAACGAACGTGCGGTAGCACACGCGACCGTTCGCCAAAATGAGGCTGAGGTCACATCAGCACGGGTGAACCTCGACTACACGAAGCTGATTGCTCCGATGAATGGGGTCGTGCTCGCGAAGCTCAAGGAGGTCGGAGAAATCGCCGTTCCAGGAGGGTTTGCCGGAGCGGGAGATCTCATCCGTATCGCCAACCTGAATGACTTACGCGGCGAAGTAGATATTAACGAGGTCGATTTCCGCCACGTGCGCATGGGGCAAAAGACTGACATTATACCTGATGCCTATCCTGACCGAAAATATCCTGCACAGGTTGTGAAAATCTATCCACAAGCGAATCGTCAAAAAGGCACGCTCAAGGTCGAAGTGAAGCTGACGAAAGCGGACGAGTATCTGCGTCCCGACATGTCAATTCGCATCAACTTTCTCGCCGAACCGATGAAGAATAATGGGAGTGCACCGCGAGTCGTGATTCCCAAGAACGCGATCCGTGGTAGTGGCGAGCAAACCTTCGTCTGGCTGGTCCGCAACCAACAGATAGTGAAAGTGTCTGTACGTGTCGGAGAAGCTTTTGGGGATACGCTGCAGATTCAAAACGGTCTCGATGGTGGAGAAGCACTAGTGCTCTCAGGTCCGGGTGACTTGCGTGACGGCATGCCTGTGAAAGTGACAGAAAAGCCGTTATAAGTCCCTGTCACTTCAGTTTTGTTGTCGTCGCTGTTTCCAAATCCAACACTGCCAGCAAGCGGCCATAGCCAATGAACAACCCCGTCATCATGCCAAGTTCGATAATCTCAGCCTGGCTAAATTCCTGTCGTAAATCCTGGAAGAAGGTGTCATCAATTGACTGATGGTTCAGAGCCATCCGTTCAGCAAAACGGAGCGCGAGCTTCTCACGCGAGGAAAACTCAGGGTGATTTTCATAATCACACAACGCCGCAACCAACATGTCAGTTACTCCATCCTGCACAGCCTGTGCAGTGCGCGAGCGTTGTCAGGTGCGGCACGCGTTCAACTCGGCAATTTTGAGGCGGATCAATTCCTTGAGGCGACTGTCGAGCAACCCATGAAGACGCGTCGGAATATAGAAACGATAAAAGGCATTGCTCAATGCAGGATTCTGGCCCATCGCCTGGAAGACGGCAGGGTTAAAGTCCGGACAGGCCCGTTCAAACGCTTCCAACGTTGTCCGCAATTCAGCATCGAGTTGCTCACGCGGAACTAAGCCTAAGCGGCTCATAGAGGGGTCTCCTGTTTGACTACGTCAGCGTTCAGCCCTCAGCTTTGTTAGAGAATTGTCCAGTTTTACTCTCGTGGCTGACGGCTTACTACTGGTCGCTGATTGCTTCTCCTGTTGACTGAGAGTTGGCCGCTGAAAGCTGAATGCTCCTGCTACGGAAACAGTGACTCACCAGTCTCGGCATCTTCAATCATAATCGCGCTGACCGGACAACTCTCTGCCGCTTCGAGAATCTTTTCCTCTGTGTCACCTTGTGAATTGACCACCGAGGATTTCCCCTCACCGTCAAGAGCAAACGTTGCCCGTGCGATGTTGATGCACATGGTCGAGCCCACACACTTGTTGTGATCCACTACAATACGCAGACGGCGCATAGACACCTCAGCATCAGGAAAACGCGACCGGTAGCGTTTTTAGCGCGCGACTGACGATCGTCGGGTGCCATTCAAGCGTGTCGGTGGCGAGTCGTAGTTTTGGTAACCGCCGGAGAATCGTATTGACGGTGATAGCGGTTTCAATACGCGCGAGCGGGGCACCTAAACAGAAGTGAATGCCATAGCCGAAGGCAACATGCGGATTGGGCTGACGAGCAACATCTAAACTATCAGGATCAGGAAACCGCTCAGGGTCATGGTTGGCCGCCGACTGGAACAGCAGTAATCGCTGGCCTTTCTTGATCTGTTTGCCGCGTAGCTCAAAGTCTTCGAGCGCAAGCCGGACCATCGATTTTGACGGACCATCGTAGCGGAGAAACTCTTCCACTGCCGTGGAGATGAGATCTGGATTCTCGGTCAGCTTTTGCTTTTGTGCGGGGTTCTTCAATAACGCATGCACACTACTAGAAATCAAATTGGTCGTGGTCTCATGCCCACCAAACAAGACGAGGGAACAGGTACTCACGATTTCATCATCGGTCAGTGCATCATCTTGCTCCTGCGCCGCAATCAAGGCGCTAATCAGATCATCTTGTGGTTGCTGTCGACGTTCAGCGATCACCGCCTTGAGGTACTTCGCCATTTCCACCATCGCGAGCTGGGCTCGTTGACGACGATCCGGTACGCCAATCGCGCCAAAAATGAAAAGGGTAATCTCATCCGACCATTTCTTAATATTTTCGTGGTCTCTGGCCGGAACTCCAAGCAACTCAGCAATCACCGTCACCGGTAACAGATACGCAAAGTCATGGATCAATTCCATTTGGCCAGCAGGGATGACGCGATCCAACAGCTCATCAACAACTGCCTGAATCCGCGGACGCAACCCTTCCACACGACGTGGGGTGAACGCCTTGTTCACCAACATCCGCAGGCGCGTATGTTGGGGGGGATCAGTAAACACCATCCACTTGGAAAAGATTTGATAGCTCGGTTGCAGTTCCTGCGCCTCCGCCTTCTTTAAGCCAGCCATAAACGGCGACATGCGATCAGCAGATAGACGGCGATCTTGGAAAGAGGCTTGGACATCATCATAGCGCGTGAGAATCCACCCTCCCCACTGCGGGTTCCAATGGACGGGATCTTCAGCACGGAGTTGATGAAAGTACGGATATGGGTCGGCAATCACGTCAGGAGCTGACAGGTTGTCATGAATTGGCATCGAGTTCGTCTCCTCTTTTGTATATCTCCCGCAGTGTACATACCTTGTTCTAACGAGGAAACTCCGGTCCGAGAGCAAGACTGGCCTCCATCAGATACAACGAGTACTGCGAGATGAGAGTGGCTACCGCTTTTCCGGTGCAGGTTGTGACTTGGTTCCAGCTTTGAGGTTGGTCAGACGTTCGCGTACTTCGTCAACATTCGCCCCCAGCGGGACAACATCGAGAAACCGCTCATAGGAGACAATGGCACCCTGAATATCACCTTTCGTTTCGAGCGCCTCAGCCAGGTTCACATGGGCCGGTGGATATTTGGGATCGAGACGGGCAGCCTCACGCCACTCGGCAATCGCGCCGTCCACGTCCCCTTTGCGCACTAACACGTACCCAAGATTATTGCGCAACGGCGCGGACCGCGGCACTAAGGCAAGCGCAGCATGGTAAGCAGCCAATGCGCCATCAAGATCTCCTTGCTCTTGTAAGGCATCACCGAGATCAGCATGTGCACTGCCATTCTTCGGGTCGAGACGGACGGCTTCCCGCAGCAGAGGAACCGCTTCAGCAACTTTTCCTCTGCCACGTAAGGCCATCCCTAAGTCGAGATGCGCACGCGCAAGGCTCGGATCAAGCCGGATCGCCTCGCGCCATTGCTCGATCGCTTTGTCATACTCTTTGTGACCATAAAGTTCCTCTGCTGTCACCATCGCGGCGCGCGCTTGAATCTTTTTCTGGGCTTCATCAGAGATCACTTGCGCGAAAGCCATCCTATCCCATTCCTCAATAAGAACGCCTGCTGAAGCCACAAAATTCATGAGGATGGTAGCAACCAGGACTCTCCATATCCCTACGTTCTTACGACTTTTCATAACATCCTGATCTCACGACGCTTACGTCGTCCGTAACTTATACCGTTGAATCTTTCCGGTCGCCGTTTTCGGCAACTCAGCAACAAACTCCACCCAGCGCGGGTACTTGTGTGGTAGGGTACGCTCGCGCACGAAGACTTGTAACTCTTGCGCCAGTGCGAGAGAAGCAGTCTGCCCGTGTTTCAGCACCACAAACGCTTTCGGTTTCACCAACTTATGCTCATCTTCCCAGCCGACGACTGCGGCTTCGAGCACTGCTGGATGTTGAAATAATAGCCCTTCAACTTCTGCAGGCGAGACCCACTGCCCTGACACCTTAAGCATGTCGTCGGAACGACCGCAATACCAATAGACTCCCTCGGTATCACAGTAGTATTTGTCGCCGGTGCGAATCCATTCGCCTTGCAGTGCCCGACGCGTCGCTTCCAATTTGTGCCAATAACCAGAAGTGATACTCCCGCCTTTGACCAAAA
This genomic interval carries:
- a CDS encoding tetratricopeptide repeat protein, with protein sequence MKSRKNVGIWRVLVATILMNFVASAGVLIEEWDRMAFAQVISDEAQKKIQARAAMVTAEELYGHKEYDKAIEQWREAIRLDPSLARAHLDLGMALRGRGKVAEAVPLLREAVRLDPKNGSAHADLGDALQEQGDLDGALAAYHAALALVPRSAPLRNNLGYVLVRKGDVDGAIAEWREAARLDPKYPPAHVNLAEALETKGDIQGAIVSYERFLDVVPLGANVDEVRERLTNLKAGTKSQPAPEKR
- a CDS encoding ABC transporter ATP-binding protein, which produces MIAVNQVSRIYRRGADEVHALEGVNLQIPDGTFAALMGPSGSGKSTLLNLIAGLDQPSSGNILVDGQNVSGMSENQLAAWRAAHVGFVFQFYNLLPVLSAAENVEVPLLLTRLSKSDRRKHVETALNIVGLTERKHHRPNQLSGGEQQRVAIARAIVVDPALLVADEPTGDLDAKNAYDILDLLRRLKNEFHKTIVMVTHDPRAQRYVDQTFHLDKGVLVNGEAKNEELRMKN
- a CDS encoding efflux RND transporter periplasmic adaptor subunit — translated: MEPPRTETDLHSLRIDPSARQTRSRAWVWWLVFVPLLAGTIGGAAVWLYRMTLGQPPAVQVVYAQLIGATTPVSGPVLSGAGYIVTGDRYISIGVRVPGRIDAYEVQEGDVVRKGQVLVRLDHRDYQAALRRATANLELAQANLTLKHKQAQRMKDLHERGLIATQQLDVAENERAVAHATVRQNEAEVTSARVNLDYTKLIAPMNGVVLAKLKEVGEIAVPGGFAGAGDLIRIANLNDLRGEVDINEVDFRHVRMGQKTDIIPDAYPDRKYPAQVVKIYPQANRQKGTLKVEVKLTKADEYLRPDMSIRINFLAEPMKNNGSAPRVVIPKNAIRGSGEQTFVWLVRNQQIVKVSVRVGEAFGDTLQIQNGLDGGEALVLSGPGDLRDGMPVKVTEKPL
- a CDS encoding ferredoxin translates to MRRLRIVVDHNKCVGSTMCINIARATFALDGEGKSSVVNSQGDTEEKILEAAESCPVSAIMIEDAETGESLFP
- a CDS encoding ABC transporter permease, which produces MSVPLKYNFRNLLVRKMTTLATAGGIALVVLVTILLLSLVSGLRQMLISAGDPNQLIAMRKGATSDVMSFVSREAVQALRYLPGVAQTPTGEPLVSPEFISQPQLPTKKGGKEMVLVRGVTPMGFLVHDNLRIVEGRAPTPAVREAVVGVAASQRYQGLGLGETLSFGDRAWKIVGLFAADGSAFESEVWIDVGDLFKDGNAAGCSGVRLVTASGADQETLVRRIAEDPRISLDAKPEIVYYEEQAEGAKALYALTILLAIIMGTGAIFGAMNTMFAAVAHRTAEIGTLRALGFSRGSILVSFVSESLCLALLGYVIGVILGIGAVELVNRFMQGVAFQLPSFSTAVVTLRVSAVSLLIAFGLAVAMGLIGGFFPARRAAKLQVTEALRRG
- a CDS encoding cytochrome P450, translating into MPIHDNLSAPDVIADPYPYFHQLRAEDPVHWNPQWGGWILTRYDDVQASFQDRRLSADRMSPFMAGLKKAEAQELQPSYQIFSKWMVFTDPPQHTRLRMLVNKAFTPRRVEGLRPRIQAVVDELLDRVIPAGQMELIHDFAYLLPVTVIAELLGVPARDHENIKKWSDEITLFIFGAIGVPDRRQRAQLAMVEMAKYLKAVIAERRQQPQDDLISALIAAQEQDDALTDDEIVSTCSLVLFGGHETTTNLISSSVHALLKNPAQKQKLTENPDLISTAVEEFLRYDGPSKSMVRLALEDFELRGKQIKKGQRLLLFQSAANHDPERFPDPDSLDVARQPNPHVAFGYGIHFCLGAPLARIETAITVNTILRRLPKLRLATDTLEWHPTIVSRALKTLPVAFS
- a CDS encoding FtsX-like permease family protein, which codes for MSTWTLIRRNLGRNRTRTLLTTLAIAFSIFLVCAVMTLPSVRDSILSGSSHGRRLVVHHKYGIAYENLPVAYAQRVRGIAHVEGVTHLTWFGGIYTEAKDFFPSYAVDTSTFGETLGEYQFNPTELALFQKTRNGALIGIRTMEKFGWKVGDEVTLRNSVWFNISLTFKIVGTIPDVSPMSSTLFLFQREYFEEALRPYENLGATGWISQLVVMVDAPENLSSVSTAIDEQFRNSSHPTLTETQYAFTAAYLSSFDGIIQVIMFVRFLVVAAIILIAANTAAMSVRERISEVAALKTIGFPRRTIFSLLLSEALLIASLGGLLGALPAYLILNAGKSSWSPFLGPLSLFLMPVSVMIQGIFIALFVGILSGVIPSRGAARLNVATALRQIT